One Vallitalea pronyensis genomic region harbors:
- a CDS encoding lantibiotic dehydratase yields the protein MATESIFRVLDFFILRTPILPIDVFEQELTAFKGSILEVLQKQMQNPVIREAIAVSSISLLDALTHLSVDSPKRKREQVTKAFLRYLIRMSTRPTPFGLFSGVTYGEYGDAYRVTLKSSAYHKKRTRPDMDWIFKIIAQLEGDPKIISQLSVLGNTMAYEVGNRTYIPYLTHLGHVRESGAHFEMESTSVRTTSAVKEALNLAKTPQTFHALVSRLYDDYPDTSHEQINQFVYQLFQQELIMSNLRPPLLDSNPLQYLLERMASLQGVEELKSQLEEISQMIKRYDEMELGEGEGLYRQLIHKMQQVADCKNYVQVDLRVQTDDVMLPTSVKKEVEKVAGVLWRMSPHQLGLSHMQGYRHDFINTYGMAREVPLLTLLNEDIGLGAPATYEYPPSKREMTQDNRAFQQRKHYLLSQWLTQVLLRGEQELVLDEDKIAAIEETVDDRHAPRSFELFFSLTADSKEAVEAGDYQLLTGATALSYGAGRSIGRFTDMMDSEFTAHLKEIDTLEQKLCDDVILAEIVYLPIEGRAANVVLTYDNRHYQIVMGTTSSKASEQTISLDDLVVGVDEQGFYLRSLKHNKEVIAVSNHMFNASRSPNCYRFIRELSQERQRNIEQFHWGELNTLPFLPRIRYGRCVLSAARWMLNEETLEYKVNMSQEEWTNKFQTYRREWKLPRYVYLTQTDNRLLLDLDEDEHVDEIRREFCKLGFGQGIVLTEIGHALDALPETGDGRHYMEFVFPVINNMAHGRKPIPKKHAQAVSHPQRYKLPGSEWLYVKWYGTGKRFEEFLGGQLREFCLMAQQRQWVKSSFFIRYADPEQHIRLRFLGEPQQLMGTFMPQLHQFASKCLQEGMLSQIMIDTYDPEIERYGGPECMGMAHQWFCMDSSIIMEWLRLKEQGLLPIHKDMLVVISVIDIMEQFGISFDEQLAFLDEMVNYKAYLDVFRSQRSLYMKLADARNAFEGLKSHKAGEVLIPAFQARRTLLHDYGVQLAQKENSQTYYVKRLNAMHSLIHLHINRLYGIDREDEIRVLTLARHTLHNLVYLRGR from the coding sequence ATGGCTACAGAAAGTATATTTAGGGTTCTTGATTTTTTTATACTGCGAACCCCCATTCTACCCATCGATGTTTTTGAACAAGAACTCACCGCTTTCAAAGGGTCAATTTTGGAAGTATTACAGAAACAGATGCAAAACCCCGTGATTCGGGAAGCGATAGCCGTTTCAAGTATATCCCTTCTTGATGCCTTAACACACCTTTCAGTTGATAGTCCCAAAAGAAAGCGGGAACAAGTGACAAAAGCATTTTTACGCTATCTCATTAGAATGTCTACAAGGCCAACACCTTTTGGTTTATTTTCTGGCGTGACGTATGGTGAATATGGTGATGCATATAGAGTCACCTTGAAATCTTCAGCATACCATAAGAAACGGACCCGTCCAGATATGGATTGGATCTTTAAAATTATCGCACAATTGGAGGGTGATCCTAAGATCATTTCACAGTTATCGGTCTTGGGGAATACCATGGCTTATGAAGTGGGAAATAGGACATACATTCCATATCTCACACATTTAGGTCATGTACGAGAAAGTGGCGCACATTTTGAAATGGAATCCACATCTGTGCGCACAACCTCTGCAGTAAAGGAAGCTCTTAATCTTGCCAAGACGCCTCAGACCTTTCATGCATTGGTGTCCAGGTTATATGATGATTACCCCGATACGTCACATGAGCAAATAAACCAATTTGTCTATCAGCTCTTTCAACAAGAGCTTATTATGTCCAACTTAAGACCACCCCTATTAGATAGTAACCCATTACAATACTTACTAGAACGTATGGCATCTTTACAAGGGGTAGAAGAACTAAAGTCTCAGCTAGAAGAAATTTCTCAGATGATAAAGAGGTATGATGAGATGGAGCTGGGAGAAGGCGAAGGATTATATCGCCAGCTTATACATAAGATGCAGCAAGTGGCTGATTGTAAGAATTATGTACAAGTTGATCTGAGAGTCCAAACAGATGATGTGATGTTACCGACTTCCGTTAAGAAAGAAGTGGAGAAGGTGGCAGGAGTATTGTGGAGAATGAGTCCACACCAATTGGGATTATCCCATATGCAAGGATATCGTCATGATTTTATTAACACATATGGTATGGCAAGAGAAGTGCCACTATTGACGTTATTGAATGAAGACATTGGATTAGGGGCACCCGCTACTTATGAATATCCTCCTTCCAAGCGGGAAATGACACAAGATAATAGAGCTTTTCAACAACGTAAGCATTATTTGTTATCACAATGGTTAACTCAAGTCCTATTAAGAGGAGAACAGGAACTTGTTCTTGATGAGGATAAAATAGCAGCAATAGAAGAAACAGTTGATGACCGTCATGCACCTCGTTCTTTTGAATTATTTTTTTCATTGACAGCGGATTCAAAAGAAGCTGTAGAGGCAGGTGACTATCAGTTGTTAACGGGTGCAACAGCTCTTTCTTATGGTGCGGGCAGGTCCATTGGACGGTTTACAGATATGATGGATAGTGAGTTTACTGCTCATCTTAAAGAGATTGATACATTAGAACAAAAATTGTGTGATGATGTCATATTGGCTGAGATTGTTTATTTACCCATTGAAGGTAGAGCTGCCAATGTGGTATTAACCTACGATAATCGTCATTATCAGATTGTCATGGGTACAACATCTTCCAAGGCATCTGAACAGACCATCTCTTTGGATGACTTGGTTGTGGGTGTTGATGAACAGGGATTTTACCTGCGCTCATTGAAACATAATAAAGAAGTAATCGCTGTTTCAAATCATATGTTTAATGCCTCTCGTTCACCAAACTGCTATCGATTTATACGAGAATTATCCCAAGAGCGCCAAAGAAACATTGAACAGTTTCATTGGGGGGAGCTAAACACCCTGCCTTTTCTTCCACGTATTCGGTATGGTCGTTGTGTTTTATCAGCAGCAAGATGGATGCTTAATGAAGAAACGTTGGAATACAAAGTCAATATGAGTCAAGAAGAATGGACAAATAAATTTCAGACCTATAGAAGGGAATGGAAGCTTCCCCGCTATGTCTACTTAACACAGACAGATAATCGATTATTGCTAGACTTAGATGAGGATGAACACGTGGACGAAATACGACGTGAGTTTTGTAAACTTGGGTTTGGACAAGGTATTGTATTAACCGAGATAGGGCATGCATTAGATGCATTACCAGAAACAGGTGATGGCAGACACTATATGGAGTTTGTGTTTCCTGTGATCAATAACATGGCCCATGGTCGAAAACCCATACCTAAAAAGCATGCCCAGGCAGTAAGCCATCCACAACGTTATAAACTACCAGGAAGTGAATGGTTATATGTGAAATGGTATGGTACTGGTAAGCGTTTTGAGGAGTTTTTGGGTGGACAGCTAAGAGAATTCTGCCTTATGGCACAACAACGTCAATGGGTAAAATCAAGTTTCTTTATACGATATGCAGATCCTGAACAGCATATAAGATTACGTTTTTTAGGTGAACCTCAACAGCTAATGGGTACGTTCATGCCCCAATTGCATCAGTTTGCCAGCAAATGTTTACAAGAGGGTATGCTCTCTCAGATAATGATCGACACCTATGACCCTGAAATTGAACGCTATGGAGGTCCTGAATGCATGGGCATGGCACATCAGTGGTTTTGCATGGATAGCAGCATAATTATGGAGTGGCTTCGATTAAAAGAACAAGGTCTTTTGCCTATCCATAAAGATATGTTAGTCGTCATTAGTGTCATTGATATCATGGAACAATTTGGTATAAGCTTTGATGAACAGCTAGCTTTTCTGGATGAAATGGTTAACTATAAAGCCTATCTTGATGTGTTTCGATCACAGCGTTCACTCTATATGAAGCTGGCGGATGCTCGAAACGCATTTGAGGGGCTGAAAAGTCATAAAGCAGGAGAAGTGCTTATACCAGCATTTCAGGCAAGGCGCACCCTATTACATGACTATGGTGTGCAATTAGCCCAGAAAGAAAACAGCCAAACGTATTATGTGAAGCGCCTTAATGCCATGCATAGTCTTATACACCTGCATATTAACCGCTTATATGGCATTGATAGAGAGGATGAAATAAGAGTGCTTACCTTAGCCCGTCATACATTACACAATTTAGTTTACTTACGTGGGAGGTGA
- a CDS encoding ABC transporter ATP-binding protein — MAIRKEEESSIMSVANIIKSFRYWPRIMRLLWATNAKGLVAIMVLNLFHGVSPIIVLILTKNLINAITYSWNTGFNVVLWAFGGLVGFTLLSQLLSLAQSYLESLFKVLLMNRINRLIMEKSISLSLKDFENAGVQDALKLAQNEAGHRPYQIMQQMLALISGVVTLFSAAGILIVFRWWMAFILLIIPFTSFYSFLRIGQQEFLLQFKRIPKMRKAWYYSFLMTNDKNFKEVKLYQLGKYLLGCYNKLFRGFYCEDKHIAKKRLNVGILFQFINLMVNGLMMFVVLRAAFFQEIEIGTVVALTQTITMTQSNSQSLISGILSLCQHNLYLKQLFVFLDLKVKKVVKEKCVDVPAIETIEFKNVSFQYPDNPNYALRHVSFKIKPGETIAIVGRNGSGKTTLIKLLTQLYDEFEGDILINGMSIRSFDQDALRQRMTVVFQDFVQYELNMRHNIGFGHVNRLDSDDVIMEAAKRAGIDSLVEDLPQELDTQIGRLFEQGSQLSGGQWQRVAIARAFMRQADVYILDEPSSMLDPESERDVFEKFRELIHQHIGIFISHRYTSIKYADHIVMMDQGKVIELGSHQELIAKDGVYAYLYNMQLAAYSEGEKEEVQYDVG, encoded by the coding sequence ATGGCTATTCGTAAAGAAGAAGAATCAAGCATCATGTCTGTTGCCAATATCATCAAATCATTTCGTTATTGGCCCCGTATTATGCGGTTGCTTTGGGCAACAAATGCAAAGGGTTTAGTGGCCATCATGGTATTGAACCTGTTTCACGGTGTTTCACCAATCATTGTCTTGATTCTAACAAAGAACTTGATTAATGCCATTACATATTCATGGAATACAGGTTTTAATGTCGTTCTATGGGCATTTGGAGGGTTGGTTGGATTTACCCTTTTAAGTCAATTATTGAGTTTAGCTCAGAGTTACCTAGAGAGCTTATTCAAAGTATTGTTGATGAATAGAATTAATCGATTGATCATGGAAAAATCCATATCTCTATCATTGAAGGATTTTGAGAATGCAGGTGTACAAGATGCCCTTAAGCTTGCACAGAATGAGGCAGGTCATCGGCCCTATCAAATCATGCAACAGATGTTAGCGCTCATTAGTGGTGTCGTTACACTATTTTCAGCAGCTGGTATCCTGATTGTTTTTAGATGGTGGATGGCATTTATATTGCTTATTATTCCTTTTACATCTTTTTATTCTTTTCTAAGGATTGGTCAACAAGAATTTTTACTTCAATTCAAACGCATTCCTAAGATGAGAAAGGCATGGTATTACTCTTTTTTGATGACAAATGATAAAAACTTTAAAGAAGTGAAGCTGTATCAATTGGGGAAATATTTGCTTGGATGCTACAACAAACTCTTTAGAGGCTTTTATTGTGAAGATAAACACATTGCTAAAAAAAGGTTAAACGTGGGTATTCTCTTTCAATTCATTAATCTTATGGTGAATGGTTTAATGATGTTCGTTGTGCTAAGGGCTGCTTTTTTTCAAGAGATAGAAATAGGTACGGTGGTAGCATTAACACAAACCATAACCATGACACAAAGTAATTCACAATCACTTATTTCTGGCATACTTTCATTATGTCAGCATAACCTGTATCTAAAACAGCTTTTTGTCTTTCTAGATTTAAAGGTGAAGAAAGTGGTGAAAGAAAAGTGCGTGGATGTTCCAGCTATTGAGACCATTGAATTTAAAAATGTATCCTTTCAATATCCTGATAATCCCAACTATGCCCTTCGTCATGTCAGCTTCAAGATAAAGCCAGGCGAAACCATTGCCATCGTTGGGCGAAATGGTTCAGGCAAGACCACCCTCATCAAGCTTTTAACCCAGCTATATGATGAATTTGAAGGGGATATTTTGATTAACGGTATGTCCATACGTTCTTTTGATCAAGACGCACTTCGTCAGCGTATGACAGTTGTGTTCCAAGACTTTGTTCAATATGAATTAAACATGCGGCACAATATTGGTTTTGGGCATGTTAACCGTCTTGACTCGGATGATGTAATAATGGAAGCTGCAAAGAGAGCAGGGATCGATTCTTTGGTAGAAGATTTACCACAAGAACTGGATACACAGATTGGGAGATTATTTGAACAAGGTTCTCAGCTCTCAGGTGGACAATGGCAACGGGTCGCTATTGCACGTGCTTTTATGCGTCAAGCCGATGTGTATATTCTGGATGAACCCAGTTCCATGTTAGACCCAGAATCTGAGCGAGATGTATTTGAAAAGTTCAGAGAGTTAATCCATCAACATATAGGCATCTTTATTTCCCATCGTTACACGTCTATTAAGTATGCAGATCATATTGTCATGATGGATCAAGGTAAAGTCATTGAATTGGGAAGTCATCAAGAGCTGATAGCAAAAGACGGTGTGTATGCGTATCTCTATAACATGCAGCTTGCCGCATACAGCGAGGGTGAAAAGGAGGAAGTGCAGTATGATGTGGGCTAG
- a CDS encoding lanthionine synthetase C family protein — MMWASVTDKVIGDKIQGIVNEGAKRLVNLEQIEKDMLTLIQERQASGASFVPWSSIDLGRGYCGFCVLFGILDKANPDDGWDLIGHTYMQEIQKIIMKDGISEFGLWSGLAGIVVAARSLSRNGQRYKHFMHELNTCFINSFPNMMAYMESKLEEGPSLHEFDVIQGMSGIGRYVLCFIEQQPMRQALEQILSYMVKLCEDRSYKGLDVPGWLVSYDRYYGHDREDYPNGHFNCGMSHGIPGVLALMAIALMKGVEVAGQREAMDKIATWLMKWKEHDVYGPLWPARVSWEENQKGTLTYVVPREAWCYGSPGVGRALWLSGTVLHNHQWKELALDTYRGTARRPEEKWHIESDTFCHGRAGLLQMVQRMYAESGDELIGQLRDRLLVQVLERWQPDAPYGYQEKEDGAIQNIAGLLDGAAGVFTVLAGIMQEEDPEWDMIFLIS, encoded by the coding sequence ATGATGTGGGCTAGTGTAACAGATAAAGTAATCGGTGATAAGATACAGGGTATCGTCAATGAAGGTGCAAAGAGATTAGTCAACCTTGAACAGATTGAGAAAGATATGCTTACCCTCATACAGGAACGTCAAGCATCAGGAGCTAGCTTTGTGCCTTGGTCTTCTATCGATTTAGGTAGGGGCTATTGTGGGTTTTGCGTGTTATTCGGAATTTTAGACAAGGCTAATCCAGATGATGGTTGGGACCTTATTGGCCATACGTATATGCAGGAAATACAAAAAATAATCATGAAAGATGGTATATCTGAATTTGGACTTTGGTCGGGATTAGCTGGCATCGTTGTTGCAGCAAGGTCCTTATCTCGAAATGGTCAACGCTACAAGCATTTTATGCATGAATTAAATACGTGTTTCATCAATTCCTTTCCAAATATGATGGCATATATGGAATCCAAGCTAGAGGAAGGACCTTCGTTGCATGAATTTGATGTTATTCAAGGTATGAGCGGTATTGGTCGTTATGTGCTCTGTTTTATAGAACAACAACCCATGAGACAAGCATTGGAACAGATTCTTTCCTATATGGTGAAATTATGTGAAGACCGTTCTTATAAAGGGTTAGATGTGCCTGGATGGCTGGTTTCATACGATAGGTATTATGGACATGATCGTGAAGATTATCCAAATGGCCACTTTAATTGTGGCATGTCACACGGCATCCCAGGGGTTCTGGCATTGATGGCCATTGCACTTATGAAAGGTGTTGAAGTGGCAGGGCAGCGTGAAGCCATGGATAAAATTGCTACATGGCTTATGAAGTGGAAAGAACATGATGTTTATGGACCGCTTTGGCCAGCAAGGGTGTCTTGGGAAGAGAATCAGAAAGGAACACTGACATATGTTGTACCACGGGAGGCATGGTGTTATGGAAGCCCCGGTGTTGGGAGAGCACTATGGTTAAGTGGTACGGTTCTTCATAACCATCAGTGGAAGGAGCTAGCACTTGATACCTACAGAGGAACAGCTAGACGACCAGAAGAGAAGTGGCATATTGAATCGGACACATTTTGCCATGGGCGAGCAGGACTGCTCCAAATGGTTCAGCGTATGTATGCCGAAAGCGGTGATGAACTTATTGGTCAGTTACGGGATCGATTATTGGTACAAGTATTGGAACGATGGCAGCCAGATGCACCCTATGGGTATCAAGAAAAAGAGGATGGTGCGATACAAAATATTGCTGGCCTATTAGATGGTGCAGCAGGAGTATTCACCGTATTAGCAGGGATAATGCAAGAAGAGGACCCTGAATGGGATATGATCTTTTTGATTTCATAA
- a CDS encoding potassium channel family protein codes for MVTVLLNAIKVLHISMEKSKVYKLLGIGLISLLVCSLVYYYVEGPVNPDLTLADSFWWGFVTTTTVGYGDYFPVTVGGRIIATLLMLIGISTFGFLTAAVASIFVENKLKEGMGLVDLKYKNHIVIIGWNQKSETMLNELTVDNPDRKVVIISEIERLTFETKNTYFVHGDPTVDDTLIRANIGEADIAMIVADDKLKDNNGMADARSVLICLAIDQLNPNIHIIAEVLTEENIPHFERANVNDIIVSNQMSSRVMVRSAVYKNVSLVLKELLTNTYGNEIYECTVKSDDIGLTFTELSNKYIVNHHAVILGLADKKVHLNPDKNRKIQKDDVMIYISDTKL; via the coding sequence ATGGTAACCGTACTCTTAAACGCAATTAAAGTACTTCATATTTCCATGGAAAAAAGTAAAGTATATAAGCTGCTTGGCATTGGTCTTATTTCATTATTGGTCTGTTCATTGGTTTACTATTATGTAGAAGGTCCCGTTAATCCTGACCTTACTTTAGCCGACTCCTTTTGGTGGGGATTTGTAACAACCACGACTGTTGGTTATGGGGACTACTTCCCTGTAACAGTTGGTGGGCGCATTATTGCTACTCTCCTCATGTTAATTGGCATCAGTACCTTTGGTTTTCTAACAGCAGCTGTTGCATCCATTTTCGTTGAAAATAAATTAAAGGAAGGTATGGGTCTTGTGGATTTAAAATACAAAAATCATATTGTTATTATTGGATGGAATCAAAAAAGTGAAACCATGTTAAACGAGTTAACTGTGGATAATCCTGATCGAAAAGTCGTGATTATCTCCGAAATTGAACGCCTTACGTTTGAAACTAAAAATACCTATTTTGTCCATGGTGACCCTACTGTTGACGACACGCTGATACGGGCCAATATTGGTGAAGCTGATATTGCGATGATTGTGGCCGATGATAAATTAAAGGATAACAACGGTATGGCAGATGCCCGATCGGTCCTTATTTGTTTAGCCATCGACCAATTAAACCCAAACATCCACATTATAGCCGAAGTATTAACAGAAGAAAACATTCCTCATTTTGAACGAGCCAATGTAAACGACATCATTGTAAGTAATCAAATGAGTAGTCGTGTTATGGTTAGAAGTGCTGTCTATAAAAATGTCAGCCTTGTTTTAAAAGAATTATTAACCAATACATATGGTAACGAAATCTATGAGTGTACCGTTAAATCAGATGATATAGGTCTGACATTTACGGAATTATCCAATAAATACATTGTCAATCACCACGCTGTGATTCTTGGTCTTGCCGATAAAAAAGTACATTTAAATCCTGATAAAAACCGTAAGATACAGAAAGATGATGTGATGATCTATATATCGGATACGAAATTGTAG
- a CDS encoding polyamine aminopropyltransferase, translating to MTKKDSINSTNTDGKINATPLLFAVFIIAICGIIYELIIGAISSYLLGDSVKQYSITIGLFMSAMGIGSYITRRFKRNLFDVFVTIELLIGLIGGVSAVFLFAAYGYSNTYYIVMYGTIIIIGILVGLEIPILTRIIEENENNLRLTIANVLSFDYVGALIGSVAFPLILLPHLGHIKTSFFVGFINIMVANIIIFKYADYIKRIKLFKLLAIVFTGLILLGFFTADQTANRIENNLYRDQIIYRKQTKYQRMIVTKHRDDMRLFLNGNIQFSSQDEYRYHEALIHPAMSLTDNREKVLILGGGDGLAAREILKYGDVEKITLVDLDPEVIDFCRSNPLIKGLNEASLDNEKLTIVNQDAYKFLDITDELYNVIIVDLPDPNNESLNKLYTNVFYRLVYGRLAEGGMVSIQSTSPYYAEESYWCIRKTVASEGFFTTGHHVYVPSFGDWGFTLASKKDFDIKNIDITVPTQYLNNDIVQALFVFGKDEMKKQDMVQINSLTHPVLITYYQKAWHSY from the coding sequence ATGACAAAGAAAGATAGCATTAATTCAACAAACACGGATGGAAAAATTAATGCTACTCCCCTTCTTTTTGCCGTATTCATCATAGCCATATGCGGTATTATCTATGAACTGATTATTGGAGCAATCAGTTCATATCTGTTAGGGGATAGTGTTAAGCAATACTCCATCACCATCGGGCTCTTTATGAGTGCCATGGGTATTGGTTCTTATATAACAAGAAGGTTCAAGCGGAACCTGTTTGATGTGTTTGTAACCATTGAATTGTTAATAGGACTTATTGGCGGTGTCTCGGCTGTGTTCTTATTCGCAGCATACGGCTATTCCAATACCTACTATATTGTCATGTACGGTACCATTATCATTATTGGTATTTTAGTTGGGTTAGAGATACCCATTTTGACACGTATTATAGAAGAAAATGAAAACAACCTGCGTTTGACCATTGCTAATGTGTTAAGTTTTGATTATGTCGGGGCGCTGATTGGGTCGGTGGCATTTCCTCTTATTTTATTACCCCATTTAGGGCATATTAAAACATCCTTTTTTGTTGGTTTTATTAATATTATGGTTGCTAATATCATTATTTTCAAATATGCGGACTATATTAAAAGGATAAAGCTGTTTAAGTTATTGGCCATTGTCTTTACAGGTCTCATCTTATTAGGCTTTTTTACCGCTGACCAAACAGCTAATCGCATCGAAAATAACTTATATCGAGACCAGATTATCTATCGTAAACAAACCAAATATCAACGGATGATTGTCACCAAACACCGTGACGATATGCGCTTATTTCTTAATGGTAATATTCAATTTAGCTCACAGGATGAATACCGATATCACGAAGCGCTCATTCATCCTGCCATGTCCCTTACAGATAATCGTGAGAAAGTCTTAATTCTAGGTGGCGGGGATGGTTTAGCGGCTAGAGAAATATTAAAATATGGTGATGTGGAAAAAATAACTTTGGTGGATTTAGACCCTGAAGTTATTGATTTTTGCCGTTCCAATCCATTAATTAAGGGTTTAAATGAAGCATCTTTGGATAATGAAAAACTGACCATTGTGAATCAAGATGCCTATAAATTTCTGGACATAACAGATGAACTATACAATGTGATTATCGTGGACTTACCGGATCCTAATAATGAATCCCTCAATAAACTCTATACCAATGTATTCTATCGCTTAGTGTATGGACGACTTGCTGAGGGGGGTATGGTCTCTATTCAATCCACCAGCCCTTATTATGCAGAAGAATCCTATTGGTGTATTCGTAAAACTGTTGCTTCAGAAGGCTTTTTTACGACTGGTCATCACGTGTATGTGCCATCCTTTGGGGACTGGGGATTTACACTTGCCTCAAAAAAAGATTTTGATATAAAAAATATTGATATAACCGTACCCACACAGTATCTCAACAATGATATTGTACAAGCTCTTTTTGTCTTTGGTAAGGATGAAATGAAAAAACAAGACATGGTTCAGATAAACAGCCTGACCCATCCTGTTCTCATTACCTATTATCAAAAAGCTTGGCATAGTTATTAA
- a CDS encoding DUF350 domain-containing protein has translation MDPILSSIVYFAIGMIFCALGYKVFDIITPFDLNKEIDEHNVAAGLAVAGIFIGVAIVVSAAMI, from the coding sequence ATGGATCCTATTCTTTCAAGTATTGTCTACTTTGCAATTGGTATGATTTTCTGTGCTTTGGGATATAAAGTATTTGATATCATTACACCTTTTGATTTAAATAAAGAAATTGATGAACATAATGTTGCTGCTGGTTTAGCTGTTGCTGGTATTTTTATTGGCGTTGCTATCGTTGTCAGTGCTGCAATGATATAG
- a CDS encoding DUF350 domain-containing protein, producing the protein MEFLDNEFVATVVYALLALVLMFVGYKFFDFITPYDFAKEIKEKNPAVGAVIAAIFIAVAIIIKAAIV; encoded by the coding sequence ATGGAATTTTTAGATAATGAATTTGTGGCAACAGTTGTTTACGCTCTCTTAGCACTGGTACTTATGTTTGTGGGTTATAAGTTCTTTGATTTTATTACGCCTTATGATTTTGCAAAAGAAATCAAAGAAAAAAATCCAGCTGTTGGGGCAGTCATTGCTGCTATTTTTATTGCAGTTGCAATTATCATTAAAGCTGCCATCGTATAA
- a CDS encoding DUF4178 domain-containing protein codes for MGFIDRIKKISRANKTAKNEAKDNTITVLNMRVGDIVSIEDVDYEVDGLIKFNDEGFRWTEYKLKDARKTYWLSVEQDDDIEISLFEEVVAITTEAPRVYEYKGITYYMQEGSDAIVEQVQGNTKAAKGEEVDYYEYTDEDGEHLLSIEIWNGEVEMSIGREIEDYNIEIYPRD; via the coding sequence ATGGGTTTTATAGACAGAATTAAAAAAATATCACGAGCCAATAAAACGGCAAAAAACGAAGCAAAAGATAATACGATAACCGTTCTTAATATGCGTGTAGGTGACATTGTTTCCATTGAAGACGTTGATTATGAAGTGGATGGGTTGATAAAATTTAATGATGAAGGTTTTCGATGGACGGAATATAAGCTTAAAGATGCTAGAAAAACCTATTGGTTAAGTGTGGAACAAGATGATGATATTGAAATAAGTCTTTTTGAAGAAGTGGTTGCTATAACAACGGAAGCACCAAGGGTATACGAATACAAGGGTATCACTTACTATATGCAGGAAGGCAGCGATGCCATTGTAGAACAGGTTCAAGGTAATACCAAAGCCGCTAAAGGTGAAGAAGTCGATTATTACGAGTATACAGATGAAGATGGTGAGCATCTCCTTTCCATAGAAATATGGAATGGTGAAGTTGAGATGAGCATTGGTAGAGAGATCGAAGATTATAATATTGAAATCTATCCTAGGGATTAA
- a CDS encoding type III secretion system chaperone family protein, translated as MDVKQKIEGYMIDMNLLFEELDEGTWRIEDDLTHIDNIVVKVVDPIVVFRVKVMTLPDKNREALYQTVLEMNANDLVHGAYAIENDNLVIIDTLQSENLDKNEFQSTIDSIGLALIQQYDTLAQFI; from the coding sequence ATGGATGTTAAGCAAAAGATAGAAGGATATATGATCGATATGAACCTATTATTCGAAGAATTAGACGAGGGTACATGGAGAATAGAAGACGACCTAACCCATATTGATAACATTGTTGTAAAAGTTGTTGACCCGATTGTTGTGTTTAGAGTAAAAGTCATGACACTACCTGATAAGAATAGAGAAGCATTATATCAAACCGTATTGGAAATGAATGCTAATGATTTAGTTCATGGTGCATATGCTATAGAGAACGATAATCTTGTGATTATTGACACACTTCAATCAGAAAACCTTGATAAGAACGAGTTTCAATCAACCATTGACAGTATAGGTCTAGCACTTATTCAGCAATACGATACATTAGCACAATTTATTTAA